In a single window of the Montipora capricornis isolate CH-2021 chromosome 11, ASM3666992v2, whole genome shotgun sequence genome:
- the LOC138024502 gene encoding zinc finger protein 862-like, producing MPPKKVMKLLPNQGKLNAFFNVNKDVNNNSDKNDNNDQSLSQREAGAEGPQSESHVQNQRQRKIQRHFQSRWLSIYSWLRLEKEDNDEYMYCAVCTDNDKMNSMNKASRNRNFQHSTLQRHVNVQDHQLALAVPALKQDMVACQNKQSVKIDEAVKALLTSTHWMVTENLPLSKFSSFVGLLNELHLESISVLKSFHGISYDSEFSASNFLESLSSVAEEDLSQRLQASPIITVMSDESTDITNTKRLVVYAQIISEDMVPSTLYVTNMECKDATGRGIATALFEELKRRGVPASKVMSTGSDGASAMTGKQNGAAALMQRENPHMVNVHCVAHRLALCTSQAAANIPQLQSHQQVLTDLFYYFKGSAKRQEKLKEVQKILDDPQLIIKEIHSVRWLSYYSALSTVQRILDSLLTYLAEIDGNKDPKAAGLRKKIASETFISITYMMMDAMAPVTILSQFFQKENVDLALVKVKLELCIGDLEKVKTMVSPYLLSLKEDLKPGFFKGHVISNTNLNLDALTERFVDAMKDNIASRFPSNDLLSSFSVLALRPVSFLDLKGLEDFGTEEMDTLCQFFGEKQTVHWKEDKVAKSNTSEPLIDVVETKKEWELLKRVVVAEKFPRDSMHQLWGLIWTYHKDKFPNLLTLARLALTSAVHTAGCERGFSVQNQILTKLRNRLTVETQSKLMRVKLCSLERNVIVEKALSVWRKSKTRRAYALSVSTASKRD from the exons ATGCCTCCAAAAAAAGTAATGAAACTTCTACCTAATCAGGGTAAACTGAAtgctttttttaatgtaaacaaGGACGTGAACAACAACagtgataaaaatgataataatgatcaaagTCTTAGTCAGCGTGAAGCCGGCGCCGAAGGCCCCCAGTCCGAGTCGCACGTTCAGAATCAGAGACAGAGAAAAATTCAGAGACATTTTCAGTCGAGATGGTTGTCAATTTATTCGTGGCTTCGACTTGAAAAAGAGGATAACGACGAATACATGTATTGCGCGGTATGCACCGACAATGACAAAATGAACTCGATGAATAAAGCATCAAGGAACCGAAATTTTCAACATAGCACATTGCAACGCCACGTGAATGTACAAGATCATCAATTGGCACTTGCAGTCCCTGCACTCAAACAGGACATGGTAGCTTGTCAAAACAAACAATCAGTCAAGATTGATGAAGCTGTAAAGGCGCTCCTCACTTCCACACATTGGATGGTTACAGAAAATTTGCCCTTGTCCAAATTCAGCTCATTTGTTGGTTTACTTAATGAGCTGCACCTAGAAAGCATTTCAGTTCTGAAGTCATTTCACGGCATCAGTTATGATTCAGAGTTTTCTGCAAGTAATTTTCTTGAAAGCTTGTCAAGTGTAGCTGAAGAGGATTTAAGCCAACGCTTACAAGCATCACCAATAATTACTGTTATGTCCGATGAAAGTACAGATATAACTAACACAAAAAGACTGGTAGTATATGCACAAATAATATCTGAGGATATGGTGCCATCAACACTATATGTCACAAATATGGAGTGCAAAGATGCCACAGGAAGGGGGATAGCTACAGCACTTTTTGAAGAGCTTAAGAGAAGGGGAGTGCCAGCCTCCAAAGTTATGAGCACAGGATCTGATGGGGCATCTGCTATGACAGGGAAACAAAATG GAGCAGCCGCTCTCATGCAAAGGGAAAATCCACACATGGTCAATGTCCATTGTGTAGCCCATCGTCTTGCACTTTGTACTTCTCAAGCAGCTGCCAACATTCCACAGTTGCAGAGCCACCAACAAGTTCTGACAGATTTATTTTACTACTTTAAG GGCAGTGCAAAACGTCAGGAAAAGCTGAAGGAAGTTCAGAAGATATTAGATGATCCTCAACTGATAATCAAAGAGATTCATTCCGTAAGATGGCTTTCTTATTATAGTGCACTGTCAACTGTTCAGAGGATCTTGGATAGTCTTCTAACTTATCTGGCCGAGATAGATGGCAACAAAGATCCCAAGGCAGCTGGCTTACGAAAAAAG ATTGCCAGTGAGACTTTCATATCTATTACGTATATGATGATGGATGCTATGGCACCAGTCACTATACTGTCACAGTtcttccaaaaagaaaatgtggaCCTGGCATTAGTTAAG GTCAAACTTGAGTTATGCATTGGGGATCTAGAGAAAGTGAAAACCATGGTCTCACCATATCTGCTGTCCTTGAAGGAAGACCTAAAACCAGGATTCTTCAAAGGTCATGTCATATCAAATACAAACTTGAACTTAGATGCTTTGACAGAAAGATTTGTTGATGCCATGAAGGATAACATTGCATCAAG ATTTCCATCCAATGATCTTCTTTCTTCATTCAGTGTTCTGGCATTGAGACCTGTCAGCTTTCTGGACTTGAAAGGACTGGAGGACTTTGGGACAGAAGAAATGGACACACTCTGCCAGTTTTTTGGTGAAAAGCAAACTGTTCATTGGAAGGAGGATAAAGTTGCAAAGAGTAACACAAGTGAACCTTTAATTGATGTGGTTGAAACAAAAAAGGAATGGGAATTGCTGAAGAGAGTTGTGGTTGCTGAGAAATTTCCCAGAGATTCTATGCATCAGCTTTGGGGTCTCATATGGACATATCACAAAGACAAATTTCCAAATTTGTTAACTCTAGCTAGGCTAGCTCTCACATCAGCAGTTCACACTGCTGGATGTGAGAGAGGTTTCTCTGTGCAAAACCAAATTCTTACTAAACTAAGAAATAGGTTAACTGTAGAAACTCAGTCCAAACTTATGAGGGTTAAATTGTGTTCATTAGAGAGAAATGTCATTGTGGAGAAGGCTCTGAGTGTATGGAGAAAATCCAAAACCCGTAGAGCATATGCATTGTCTGTGTCAACAGCTTCTAAAAGGGATTAG